Within Cellulophaga sp. L1A9, the genomic segment TCAAGTTTAGGTGGTGGCGGTAGTCAAGTAGTTGGTGGAGTAAAAAAAACAGGTGACTTTTTAGATAAAAGTACTTGGACTCTTGCAACCATACTTATCGTACTAATTCTTTTATCGAATATTTCTTTGAAAGACAATTACGCACAAGCAGATTCTAAGCTTTTACAAGGCGATGAGATCGAAAATACAGTTCCTGATTCATTACCAGATCCTATTACGACTCCTGATTCAGAATAAACAATACGACACTATATATTTTAAAAATGCCAGCTTGGATGACAAGCTGGCATTTTTTTTTACAAACTGTCAGTTATTAAGCAATGGCATAATTTCTGCCATCCATAACGTAACAAAACTAAAATCAATTTAATAAAATTTAATCATATGGCTAAAGTTAATATTAAACCATTGGCAGATAGAGTTCTTATTGAACCAATGGCAGCTGAAACAAAAACTGCTTCTGGACTTTACATTCCAGATACTGCAAAAGAAAAACCTCAAAAAGGAAAAGTAGTAGCAGTTGGTCCTGGAACCAAAGATGAGCTAGTTACCGTTAAAGTTGGTGATACTGTTCTTTATGGTAAGTATGCAGGTACCGAGCTAAAATTAGAAGGTACTGACTTTTTAATGATGCGTGAAAGCGACATTTTAGCAATTATATAAATTATTTTTTTATTTCCGAATCCTCGGAAATCTTCTAAATTAAATTATACGATTAATTAAACAAATTCTCAATCTTTTGAGAATGACTTAAAACAAAATCAAAAATGGCAAAAGATATAAAGTTTGATATAGATGCACGTGACGGACTAAAAAGAGGCGTTGATGCACTTGCAAATGCAGTAAAAGTAACTTTAGGACCTAAAGGTAGAAACGTAATCATCAGTAAATCTTTTGGGGCTCCTGTAGTTACTAAAGATGGTGTTACCGTGGCAAAAGAAATAGAATTAGCAGATCCTTTAGAAAATATGGGTGCTCAAATGGTTAAAGAAGTTGCTTCTAAAACCAATGATTTAGCTGGTGATGGTACTACTACCGCAACAGTTTTAGCGCAAGCAATCGTAAAAGAAGGATTAAAAAACGTTGCTGCCGGTGCTAATCCAATGGATTTAAAAAGAGGTATCGACAAAGCTGTTGAAGCTATCGTAGAAGACTTAGCAAAACAAGCAAAGAAAGTTGGTGATTCTTCTGACAAAATAAAACAAGTTGCTTCTATTTCTGCTAACAATGATGAAACTATTGGTGAGTTAATCGCTAAAGCTTTCGGAAAAGTAGGCAAAGAAGGAGTTATTACTGTTGAAGAAGCTAAAGGAACAGACACGTATGTTGATGTTGTTGAAGGTATGCAGTTTGATAGAGGATACCTTTCTCCTTACTTCGTTACCGATTCAGAAAAAATGGTTTCTGAATTAGAGAATCCTTACATTTTACTTTTTGACAAGAAAATTTCTTCAATGAAAGATATTCTTCCTGTTTTAGAGCCAGTTGCTCAATCAGGAAAGCCTCTTTTAATTATTGCAGAAGATGTTGATGGTGAAGCATTAGCTACTTTAGTAGTAAACAAATTAAGAGGTTCTTTAAAAATTGCTGCTGTTAAAGCTCCAGGTTTTGGAGACAGAAGAAAAGCAATGCTTGAAGATATCGCTATCTTAACTGGTGGTACGGTAATCTCTGAAGAAAGAGGTTTCTCTCTTGAAAACGCTTCATTAGATTTATTAGGTACTTGTGAAAAAATATCTATTGATAAAGACAACACAACAATCGTTAACGGTGCTGGTGTTGCTAAAGATATTAAAGGAAGAGTAAATCAAATTAAAGCTCAAAT encodes:
- the secG gene encoding preprotein translocase subunit SecG; translation: MSTFTIFLILIIIVSLLLMLVIMVQNPKGGGLSSSLGGGGSQVVGGVKKTGDFLDKSTWTLATILIVLILLSNISLKDNYAQADSKLLQGDEIENTVPDSLPDPITTPDSE
- the groES gene encoding co-chaperone GroES, whose amino-acid sequence is MAKVNIKPLADRVLIEPMAAETKTASGLYIPDTAKEKPQKGKVVAVGPGTKDELVTVKVGDTVLYGKYAGTELKLEGTDFLMMRESDILAII
- the groL gene encoding chaperonin GroEL (60 kDa chaperone family; promotes refolding of misfolded polypeptides especially under stressful conditions; forms two stacked rings of heptamers to form a barrel-shaped 14mer; ends can be capped by GroES; misfolded proteins enter the barrel where they are refolded when GroES binds) encodes the protein MAKDIKFDIDARDGLKRGVDALANAVKVTLGPKGRNVIISKSFGAPVVTKDGVTVAKEIELADPLENMGAQMVKEVASKTNDLAGDGTTTATVLAQAIVKEGLKNVAAGANPMDLKRGIDKAVEAIVEDLAKQAKKVGDSSDKIKQVASISANNDETIGELIAKAFGKVGKEGVITVEEAKGTDTYVDVVEGMQFDRGYLSPYFVTDSEKMVSELENPYILLFDKKISSMKDILPVLEPVAQSGKPLLIIAEDVDGEALATLVVNKLRGSLKIAAVKAPGFGDRRKAMLEDIAILTGGTVISEERGFSLENASLDLLGTCEKISIDKDNTTIVNGAGVAKDIKGRVNQIKAQIESTTSDYDKEKLQERLAKLSGGVAVLYVGAASEVEMKEKKDRVDDALHATRAAVEEGIVAGGGVALVRAKAVLAKLKAENPDEETGMQIVARAIEAPLRTIVENAGGEGSVVVSKVLEGKGDFGYDAKAEVYTDMMKAGIIDPKKVTRVALENAASVAGMILTTECALIDIKEDAPAGPPMGGGMPGMM